Part of the Haematospirillum jordaniae genome is shown below.
ATATAATTTGGAAAAAATTACATTTGACTGGGTCAAATACAAAGATTTTTCAAAAATCGATTTTGCATGCAAGTACAGTCGTCGCTGTCATATGAACGCTGACTTCATGGATCGACTCCAGTCTCTCAGAACCTTGTATGGAAAGCCCATGGTTATCACCAGCGGCTTTCGCGATCCCTCTCACCCTGCTGAAGTAGGCAAGGCAAAACCCGGTCCACACACAACAGGAAGAGCCTGTGATATTGCCGTGGGCGGTGCCGACGCCCTGCTGTTGATTCAGCTTGCCCTAGAAAAGGGTTTCACCGGCATTGGCGTTCAGCAGAAAGGGGTTCTGCGTTTCTTGCACTTGGATGACCTGCCCGCAGAGACAGACAGACCTCGTCCCTTTTTATGGAGTTATTAATCCATGCTGGATGATTCAACTTCTCCTAAAGGGATGAAGTCCGTTACTCCCCCTTCTGTTCCCGATCAGGCGGTACGTGACAGCTGGATGCCTTCGCTGATGACCTGTGCCCTGATCATCAT
Proteins encoded:
- a CDS encoding D-Ala-D-Ala carboxypeptidase family metallohydrolase — its product is MEKITFDWVKYKDFSKIDFACKYSRRCHMNADFMDRLQSLRTLYGKPMVITSGFRDPSHPAEVGKAKPGPHTTGRACDIAVGGADALLLIQLALEKGFTGIGVQQKGVLRFLHLDDLPAETDRPRPFLWSY